ATTAAAATTTGTTCCTCACTTCTGGTGGGGTCTGAGCTGGATTCTGGCCCAGGGCAATTTTCCAGTGAGATAAAATTGGATTGCCAGTTGCCAAATTCACAGCCTGGTTCTGTATTAATTAAGGTGTGAATCACAGTTACTGCGGATggggcagcagagaggaaaaagaaagagcaagaTTCTTGTGTCCAGGAAACAAACAGGGTGGGTGTTTATAGAATCACATTTTTTGGACTGGGAGTGACCTTAAAGTCAATTGCATTCCATGTCCCTGTCACGTCCATACCCATAGCTATGTCCATACCCATAGCCATGTCCATACCCATAGCCATGTCCATGtcccttccactatcccaagttgctccaagccctgtctaGTATGGCCTGGAACAGTGGaactgctcccagggatggggcagccacagcttctctgggcagcctgtgccaggacatcaccaccctcacagaatagaatttcttcccaatatccaatatTAGATGGGATatcatctaaccctgccctctggcagtgggaagcccaTTCCTCTGGTTTTGGCTCTCCATCccgtgtccccagtccctctccagccctcttggagcccctttaggccctggcaggggctgtgagctctccctggagccttctcctctccaggctgaacatccccagctcttccagctggGCTCCACatcagaggggctccagcctcTGGAGCATCTTCATGGTTCTGCTCCAACCTCCCAGGAGAGCTGTAACTACAGAGCTTCATTTCTTCATAAGAACAGAGTTAAAAGCTCGACATGACCTGGACaactcctggcacagggagtaGGACAAAGGTCCAGTCATGTTCCAGCCTGTCCAACAGGGGAGAACTCTCCAGGGAGGGTGACCAAAGGCAAATGTAACAACGGGCACTGTGTAACTTGATGGAGGCACATCCCAGAGTCAGGGCTGCCTTGTCATCCTCCTCTTAGTGCATCCCATTCCAAGGTGCCCTCCTGGGATTTCTCCTTGCTGCCCCAGGGTGCTATCCTTAATCcacccacagcctctctgcagcTTAGGTGGGACACGAACCCTCCTGTACAGACAGGTTTGGGGCAAAGGGTTTTCTGTGGGGCTTAGCACTGGTGCTGTGGGGCTTGGCATTGGTGCAGTGACAGACTTGAtgctgcttttgcttctgcctAACAGCAACTCTTaggacagcagggacactgaTGCAAAGGTTAAAGTCACTGCCCCAAGGTCACCAGCAAGTCAGTGGTCAGGTGAGGAAAGGACTCATAGGAAGGCAAGTGACATATCCTATATCTCTGGGACAGGGTGACCTAGAGAATGGGGAGGTCTCCATCCTGGGAGATTCTCAAGGTGTGGCTAAATAAAGCCATGGCTGCTCAGTTCTTGTTCTAGGGATTCCCCCCCTGGGAACAGGAGGTTGGGTTGGAGACCAGGCACCTCCCTGACAGCAAGAAATGTCTGAGCTAAtccctgctggcagagcagacagaaaaaaataagcatcCAATGGCAGCACAGTAGAGTCAAATAATCTAAAATTTCTCAGTTTTGTGACTGCAGGATCTGAGCATCATGCATGTGTTATAGATGGGTAATGTGATGGCTGTCACAATTAAGGTATTAATATTATGTGGGTGCTAAAAGACGTTCTATTGATGTAGAGTTACGTAATTGTGATTTGTTCTCCCCCATTTCCACTCCCCTCTCATATTGTTGCCACTGGACAGCTTTAGTAGTCGGGGCATCTGGGAGGACAGCAGGCTTGTTACTAAGGAGGCATGGCTTGACAACACCTCACCTCCAACgaagctgcaggaaaacagtCTGGTGGATGGCAAAGAAGAGTTGACTGCCAGACTTTGGGATGGGCTAGGGTTACCTGATACAACACCAGGGGTACAAAAGGGGGAGTAGCCATTTAGTGGTTGAGCAAGTGGTTCCAAGTCTCAAAGGCTCTCAGCGCTGTAAATTTTCCTTGTTCAGTCTCCTGTTGTATTTTGTTAAGGTTTAATAAacctttgaaattttaaaaagcgaGCATTTTTTCTCACACATGGATTTGCTCATCCCAAAGCTGCATTGCTAAAAACTGAAGTCCAAAGATGCAGGTGTCAGGCTGGTGTCTGGCTGTTGTTCTGTTGGCTACAAGCAAACATCACACACGCGTCCCCTCACCAGCCATCCTTGGTTTCAAACATTTGTAACACGATTCCAAAGGCTGCCACAGGCTGGGCACAGTCAATGATTGGCAGAATCAATGCTTATGCTCTCTCACGGTGGGGCACAGGGTTATTTGTAAAATCTTATTAACGAAACTGCAAACCTGCTGTGGAAGCTGTGGGCCGAGTGCCACGGCGGGGTAGGAGTGGAGCAGCCGGCGGTGCAGCGCTGTCCCCGGCTGTGGATCCGCAGGTGCGCCGTGGTGCGGCCGGGGTGGGGCAGAGGCAGCGGAGCGGAgcaggcagagagcaggaggGCGCTGGGAACGCATCCCTGGACGAGCATCCCTGAGTGAGCATTCCTAGGTGCTCATCCCTGAGCGCTCATCCCTGGGTGCTCATCCCTGGGCGAGCATCCCTGGGTGCTCATCCCTGAGCGCGCATCCCTGAGCGAGCATTCCTAGGTGCTCATCCCTGAGCGCTCATCCCTGGGTGCTCATCCCTGGGCGAGCATCCCTGGGTGCTCATCCCTGGGCGAGCATCCCTGGGTGCTCATCCCTGAGCGCGCATCCCTGAGCGAGCATTCCTAGGTGCTCATCCCTGAGCGCTCATCCCTGGGTGCTCATCCCTGGGCGAGCATCCCTGGGTGCTCATCCCTGAGCGCGCATCCCTGAGCGCGCATCCCTGGGCTCTGGCGGCCCAGGAGCGAATGCTGTGCGGAGCTGATCGGGAGGGGAGCGGGGCAGCACCGCGGGCGGGCAGGGCTGGCGCTGTCGCAGCCCCCGGAGCCTCCAGCGccggccgagccgagccgagccgagccgagctcCCGCTGCCCCCAGGCTGCTCCGGGCAGGGGCTGCCGGGGAGCTCCGTGCTTGCCCTAGGGATGCTCGGGGAGCGCGGGGctctggggaaaattgcctggGAAGGGGCGGCTGAGTTCGGGCTCCATGGGCTGGTTGCAGAGTGGCCCCGGCTCCTGTGGGAACCCCGGGCCCCGCAGCCGGGATCCCGCAGCCCTTGTCCCGGGACTCTCTGCCAGCGCCCAGTGCTCCCCACTCCGatcctgcagccacctgcaggcACCGGCACCCACGGGGCCCAAAGCCCCCCGGGCcttgcccagcacagcctgcgCTGCCCCCTCCAGGCGTCACCCAGTGGGGCACAGGGGACAGTGGCGCTGCCAGCGGCAGGAACGCGGGCAGGGCGAGGATCCCCTCGCTCTGCTTTTGTCACTTGAACAATCCAGGCacagagcaaagcaaagcagtggGGGAAGCAAAGGCCAGAGTTTTTGAATGTTccaagccttaaacatcagcccctgcaggtGAAAAAGCTGCTCCCCAGATCCTGGCTCCAGCAATTCCCAAGGCAGTCGTGGCCTTCAGAGCACGAACATGGATTTTGCATCCCTTTGGCCTGATGCTGGCTCTCGGCCAGGAGTCCCTGTGCCttcagcaggaagggtggcagaaGGTTTCCTGCCTGCTTTGGTGGTGTTGCTGCAGGGGCCGCtgctgtcagagccccctctctgctggtgacagctttgctcTTGAGGACACcgctctgcagctgcccaggaacacgagcagtgcccagtgctggcagtggcaTGAGTGGGACCTcctgtgcacagggacccccagccctggggtggctgtgccagcacctccagggacctgcagccccaggaacccagagcaagtggaaaccacaGCTGTGCAAATGCTGCCCAAAGGAAATGCAAAGAGAGCTGAGGTGTGACAAACAAGGACAATTTATTTACACAAGagcaataaaaacaacaaacttgTTTGCATGATAAGAATCATTATAACAGCAACAATCTATACAACATACTTACAAAAGGGCCTAAGAAATAACAATcttcaaaatgtatttacatAAGGCCCAATGAAATAACTACCTTTGAAACATATTTACAGAAGACTCTATGAAATAACTATATTCATAACATATTTACAGGAAATTATCAAAGAACAACCTATAAAATATATGTACAAAACTAAGACTTCCATGTCCTCTTGAGTGTCTCTGTCAGGCTATATCAGGGAGATGCCTCAGAGGGAGTCTCTGTCCCACACCAGCATCCCTTTGCTCCAGCCTGCCCGGGCAGTCAGAGGTGCCCTCCTCCCTGGAATGCCACTGCACCTTCACTGGGACAGGAGTGCTCATCCTGCTGGGATTGGTGCTTCAATCcagacagcaggaacagctcagaACTGATGGGCATATCAGGGAGCAGGTGACAAGTGACCACTGGCAGCAGATGAACAGTGTGCTGTGCTTGTTTCCAGCTCCTGTTATCTGGAATGCTCTGGGAGCTGTGAATCACCAGAATTCCTGGGCCACTCTGCAGTGGTGGATAAGGATTGTAGAATGATCAAATCATTGAATGATTTCACTTGGAAggaccctaaagatcatctcaGATCATCCAAACTGAGCaaccttccaccagaccaggttgctcaggcctcatctaacctggccttgaatgtttccagggacagggcatccacagcctccctgcacagcctgggcCAGGCCCCAACACCCTCACAGTAAACAATTTCCTCCCATCATCAAATTTAAACCTATGGTCTTTCAGTTTGATCCaattccccttgtcctatcactacagttCCTGACAAAGGGTCACTCTCTGGCTTCCCTGTAGTCCCTTCACACCCTGGGAAGATGCTCTgaggtctccacacaaccttctcttctccagcctcaaCAGCCCCAACCTTCTCAGCTTTTCCCCATATGGAAGTTACCCTCAGGAacatccacagctcctctggagctccAGCAGTTCCACGTCCTTCTCCTTTGGggcccccagagctgcagcagccccacaggTGGGGTGTGCTGAGAGGGGAGCAGACAGGCAGGGTCCCCtcgctgccctgctgcccacgctgaGGGGTCAGCCTGGCACACAGGGGGTTctgggctgccagggcacagggcCGGCTCCTGTTGGGATGCACATGTGAGGCTGCTGTCCAGCTCTTGCCTTCTTGGCTGCACATGAGCATCATACCCCATCTCCTCACCAGCCACCCACGGCTTAAACGTTCCTGGCACAGGTCACAGATAAACTCCAGCCCTGATGCTTTTGTTGGAGCCTCACAGCTCTGTCCTTAATGAGCTGTGAAAATGCTCAAGTCATTCTGTTATTTCAGTGGATACACAAATGTTTGCCTTGTGATGACAAATCTTGTTTCTTTTAACACTGTTGTTTTGGAGGTACCAACACAGGGTTGTTCCATTTCATTACACTTATTCAGAGGGCAGACAAAGTTAGGACTGACTGTTCCTTTGCATATTGAAACAAAAAAGTAGAAAGGACCTGCTTAGGTTTGATCTACTTACATCTAAATTTTGCTTGCTCCTAATAGAAAATTAACCCTCTTGATTTCCAACACTCTCATTTCAAGGCCTGTCGTTGGGAAATGAATGTCCTATACATGAAAGGGTTCTGAGATCTGCTCTttcccaggtgcccccaggtgagGAGGCCCAGAAGAGCCATagccttggctctgtgtgacACGGGGGCACAGAGCAAGCCTGCCCCCTGAGGCACCGCCGCAGAGGGAGCACAAATCCACAGCCACAGGGCCAGTAAAACCTCCGCTTagccctgtgccccagggcactgcCGAGAACCCGGGAGCACCTCCCTGCCGCGGCACATGGCCAGGGAcgagccctggggacagccggGAGCACTCCCTGGGAGCCGCAGGGACATCAGCCATGGGGCCGCACCCTCGGCCAGCCCTTCGCAGGCCCTGCCAGCAGCGCAGCAAAGGCACGGGGCTGAGGAACAAGGGAACAGACGAAAAACACAAAGACATTTCAAATTCCTTTCGCTTCCTAAGGCAGGTCTGCATTTCCTCAGTCTTCCCCTGCCTGCCAAGGGTGAATTTCAGGTGCCCGAGGGCAGCAGGTGACGCGGCTCCGGTAACCGCAGGGGTTTTCAGGGAATGACAGGATCGCTGGTGTTGGAAAGGGCTGCGCGAACGCCAGCCGTTCCCATGGCTCTGGGCTCCCGGCAGCTCCGGCCCCGAGCAGCCCCTGCATGCAGCGGTCGATCTCACGAGCTGTAGCCCCAAACGTGGGCCAGCAGCCCCAGCGCTCTCGTCGCCCTCTGGATGTCGCGACATGACGTCACACGGCGGGGACACAGCCCGGCGCGTGCGCACTGCGCGCCCCGGAGgcggctcctcctcctcccacccccgGTGCGCGGCGCTGTACACGGGGGCGCTTCCCGCACGCCGATTGGTTCTATGAGCTGCCAATCATCCCGGGGGGCGGGGCGAGGGGCGCGGCCCGTCTAATCACGGGGCGGTCCCGGAGAACCCGCACGGAGCGGGACCGGCGGCGGAACCGGGACGGACCGGGGGTTAGTGGGGGGTTGGTGGGGGGTTGGGGACCGGGAAGGAGCGGGGGCGCCTGAGGGACTGGTGTCGGTGGCGGTCTCGTGACCGCAGAGGGACAGACAGCGTCGGAGAGGGCGAGGGGTCGGGGACCGAGGGTCCGGGAAGGCCCGGGGGTCGTGGGTCAGTGAAGGCCTGGGGGCcggagagggacagagggctTGGGGGTCAGGGGACAGCGATGTGCCGAGGGCTGGGGGTCAGGGAGCGGGAACCAGGGAGGGGCGGGGGATCGTGGATCAGGGTCGGGGTTCAGGGCGCACTGATGGTCTGGGGGCCGGGGGTCGGCGAGGGCGCGGGGGCCGggggggacagcagggtccGGGTGGCACGGGCGGTGACCCCGCGCTGTGCTGTGCCCGCAGCGCTGCCATGGCCGCGGGCTGGCAGGACGTGGTGCGGGACGCGGCGGCCGtgcgggaggcggcggcggtggcggtgGATGCGGCGCTGCTGGCGGGGGTGCTGATGCGCACCGGGGAGCAGCCCCACGCTTCGGATGTGAGTGCGCGGTGCGGGGAGGAGCCGCTGCCCCGCCGGGGGTCCTTGAACCCTTGGCAAGGAGCGGCTCCCCAGGGAACAGCCTTCGTTGTCGTTCGCTGGGGCTGCGGCTCGCAGCCCATCCCGATGGTGAGAGCAGCTCCCCAAGGGACAGCCCTGCCATACGGATCCCCTTTTCGAAGGAGAGGACAAATCGGGGAAGGTTTAGGAAGTTGTCTGTTGTGGTGCTGGGAGTTAATCCcttttccagcctctcaccATCCATATGAACCTTTGAACCAGAGGAGAGTCCCACGGAGGGGCCTCTGCTTTTGGCATGTTCCCAGCTACAGTCAGCCTTTGTCCCATACTTGGGGTGAGGTGACAGGGTGGAGGTGGCTGATGTGTGGGATTTGCCTCTGCGCAATCGCTGGAGGATGGCTGGGGTGGGAAGGCTCAGCCATTGGAGCAGAATGCCATGAGGGGTCTCAGAGGAAGAAACAGCCCTGTGTAGGAGGGGTGGGGCACCTTTGGGGAAGGGTCCCTGAGGAGCCTGGGGGCAAgcaggcagctggcaggggTACAAAGAGGGAGGTCTTTACCACAGCACTGGTCCTTGATGTCGGGTTAGAGCTCTGAGTGTTCTCAAAGGGTGAGAAGAAGAGGGAGCCTGGGAGGAGAGGCCAAACATGCTGCTGATATCCCTTGTTTCATGTAAAAACCCAGGTGAATTGGAAACTTCAGTGGTGTAATATATGGACTTTGAGTGTGACCCTGTGCCTGAGATGTGGGATGAACCAGGGCTGTGTAGTCACTGAGCAGGGATCAAAGGAAGTAACTGACAGCCAGAACCCAGGACTGGCAAATTTACCTTTTGTCTGCCCCTGAGAAGTTTTGGAGACAGTGCTGTCCAGTTCAGGGGGAGACAGGGAGAGTCAGCCAGCGCAGCCCAGGCACTGGAGCAACAGTGGTTCATAAAACAGAAGCCTCAAAAGTGAGGAATCAACAGGGTCGagggccagcagggctgggggtggcttCAGCCCTCAGCTAAGCAGAGGAAACACCTCCTTAGCTCCTCTTCAGCTACCCAGACCTCTGCTGCATCCCTGCTTGCAGGTGGTGAATTATGCTCCCTTCACGCTGCTCCCCTCCGCAGTGCCACGGGCCTTGTTTGAACAAGCCTATGCTGTCCAGCAGGATTTTAACCTGCTCGTGGATGCCATCAGTCAAAACAAAGAATTCCTGGAGCAAACTCTGGCCAGGTAAAGTTTATGTGTGTTGCGttttaatgaaatgttttaaatgtaaaGCCTTTATCACTCTTCTGGCATCCCTACATTTCTGAGGTCTTCTTGGGCCCCAGAAAAAGGGACACCTGGCCAAGACCTGATTCCCTGCAATGATCTTCAGCTTTGCCACTTTTTCAGGCTTGTGAATTCATACTTGTGAGCTTCTTGGCACCTGGGCCTTAAATGCAAATCACTGGAGTCTTTGAGTCCTGGATTTAGGAGTCTCTGTTAGTCTTATTCTGCATCTGCCTGTGTCTGTCCAGTAACgaccagctctgctgcaccaGTGATGGAAAGGAGGTGTCTGTTCTGTTTCCACACCCTTCATCAGTCACCCCCATCCCCTCGTTCCCAGCCACAAGCTCTGGGTGGAGGAGGACTGTCCATCTCCGGCTGCTGGGTTCTGCTGAGTTTAtctgtggctgctgccctgggctggagtgACCCTACCGGACTTTTTCGCTCATAATTGTGGAGCTGATGCCTCCACAaatctctcttctcttcccacTGCCCCttctgtgctgcctgtgcacgTGTTGCTGcctgtggcactgggacagagcagaggaggctgttttccagcatccttttgttttgttaaagcCTGACCCcttggagctgttccagtgcttgtgcctgttccagagctggctgcagccagAACTTGTGGGGACATGTTTGTTTAAAGAATGCAGCACCTGAGGTTTCTGTGTGCTCAGGTGCCTGCCTTGTGCCAGGGCAGctccctggaggtgctgctcaGGGATTTGGGGCCCTGAGGAAAAGCCAGATCTATTCCAGCAGGGCCACAGTGTATGGGATGTGGAGCCTGGCAGGACAGGGGGATTGGATGAAGCTTGTGAAACTTCTGTGAACTGTGTGTGCAGGCACAAGAGAGACCTGTGGTTTCTTCCCTGAACCTGCagaattctgctgcttttttttgcctttactTGTCCCATCTCTGCCTTGCCAGTGAGTCACCTCTCCACAGGAGGGCCTTTTGTGGCATGGCTGTGCTTGGCAGACTGGGTTTGTGTTGTGGTTTTGCACTGAACATTCATGGGGAGGTGTttcacagggctgcagcacttGGTTtagccccagccctgctctttgTGCTGGAGAATGCCCCTGCTAAGGGctttttctgcagaagaattgtttttcttgttcCTGTGACAGCAACAGGGGACTGACGTGGTCTGTGTTTCTCTCTAGCACCATCAAGGTAGATGACTTCACAGCTCGACTCTTCAGAATCTACACGCAGGTTTTGGAGGAAGGTTTGGCTCAGGTACCTTGGCAGGGGATCTCAGTGGTCTGTGCCCCTTGGCACTGTGGTGGGGGTACCTGGGCTCTGCAAGCTTTGGCACTGTGGACTAAGGTGTCCCAGGCTGGTCGCTCCCTGTGCTGCAATGTCTTGTCACAGCCGGTGGGCTCAGGACCCTGCCCTGTTGAACAGCTGAGCTCTCTGGTTGGTGCTGCTGGAAACAACCTGGCCTGGAGAGGAAGGATTTCATATGGTTTGTCCTCTGGGAGCCTCAGAATGTGCAGGGACCTGTGATCTGTTGGGATCTGCGCTGGCCAGGCCATCCCTGCAGGAGCCCCTTTACTCTCAGGAGTGTTGGGAACTCCTCTGGAGCCCTCTGAGAGGGCTGTGGGCCCTGGGCAGGGGGCAGAGCACCCAGGTGTGTGGTTTTATCAAACTGagggtgacaggacaagagggaatggcttcaaactgacactGAATaggtttagatgagatattgGGAAGTTTACTGGGCAGGTAGTGAGGTGCTGGCataagttgcccagagaagctgtggctgtcccatctctgaaaatattcaagggcaggttggacagggcttggagcaacttgcTCTAGTGGATGGTATCCCTGCCcactgcaggggctgggatgaggtggtctttaaagtcccttccatcccaaaccatcctgggtTTCTCTGActggctctgccccaggagGATTTTGAAGCAAGGTCATCAAAGGATGACATCAGCTCCCCTCCCTGTGTTCCAGACTGTGTTTTTGGGCATCAACCGCTCGGATTACATGTTTGACTGTGGGCTGGATGGCAAAGCAGCTCTGAGGCAGATAGAAATAAACACCATTGCTGCCAGCTTCGGGGGGCTCACCTCCCACACCACTGATGTCCACAGGTGAGGAGCACCTCTGGCACcgcagcagctgcactgcatGGCCCCTGTGCAGCCCAAGCTGCTCCCTTGTTCCTGGACCATGCTGGGCATGGACATGGCATTTACAGCATTTGTGTTCCACAGGTTGGTGTTGAAAGTGCTGGGAAAGACTGAGGAGGCATCACACCTGCTGCCCAACAACCCAGCAAAGGggctggccttgggaattgccaaagcttGGCAGCTCTACGGGTCCCAAAGGTAAGGACAGAGGAGGAGAACATGAAcaggagcagtgcagggagccTGAATCACAGAGATGGAAAGCTGGTGATCCAGCTAGAAGCATGTGGAGTGTTAATGGGTGTAATGATGTCCTTGGTATCTCTTCCAGGGCTGTGGTGATGTTCCTGGTGGAGGAAGTCCAGAGGAATATTTTTGATCAGCGTTGTGTAGAAAATGAGCTTTGGAACAGGTAAagtttgaattttcctgggatgggaaAAGGAGATGGTTCAGTTTCTGGTATGGAAAGCTGAGCAAAGTGCTGGCAGATCTTAGGAAGCATAGGATGGGTTCCTAAACAGGGAGTTTTTTGGGCTGTAGGATTTCTCTGGCTCCATAGCACGAAGCCTGAGGCTATTTGTAAAGCAACCTACAGATCCTCCTTGCTGCAGCCACCAACTCCACCCATGATGTGCAGGCCAAGTACCTCTGCCCAGCCTGGTGACTCTTGCACTCCTGTGGCAGGAATATCCGTGTGGTGAGGAAGCGGTTCCGGGATGTGTTTGAGCGGGGCTCTCTGGATGCCAGCAGGAGGCTGTACAT
This genomic stretch from Cinclus cinclus chromosome 18, bCinCin1.1, whole genome shotgun sequence harbors:
- the GSS gene encoding glutathione synthetase codes for the protein MAAGWQDVVRDAAAVREAAAVAVDAALLAGVLMRTGEQPHASDVVNYAPFTLLPSAVPRALFEQAYAVQQDFNLLVDAISQNKEFLEQTLASTIKVDDFTARLFRIYTQVLEEGLAQTVFLGINRSDYMFDCGLDGKAALRQIEINTIAASFGGLTSHTTDVHRLVLKVLGKTEEASHLLPNNPAKGLALGIAKAWQLYGSQRAVVMFLVEEVQRNIFDQRCVENELWNRNIRVVRKRFRDVFERGSLDASRRLYMDGQEVAVVYYREGYVPQVYDEQNWEARLLLERSRAVKCPDIATQLAGTKKVQQELSQPGMLEKLLPHHPEAIARIRATFAGLYSLDEGEEGDRIAATAIADPDRFVLKPQREGGGNNLYGEELREVLERIKDSPERNSYILMDKIRPQPALNYLLRAHCPLQVSECISELGIFGVYVRQGQELVLNEAAGHLLRTKAIEHADGGVAAGVAVLDTPYLV